Genomic DNA from Osmia lignaria lignaria isolate PbOS001 chromosome 6, iyOsmLign1, whole genome shotgun sequence:
TGAATTTGTTAAATGGACACGTACTATCGAACAACTAGAGCAAACTTTGAAGATCAACTACGATACCGATTATTCTGAATTTGAAACATTCAAAACTGGACTTGTATCGATTATCGAGTTTTTCTGATAACGCGATAGCTGTTGActcctttattttttattttcaactctCACAATCAGAATGAAATCTTTTGTACCTTCGAAACAtcgtttatcattttctttctttttcgataAAAATAGCCCATCATTTGGAACGTCTATAGCTTATCGATAAAAGACGCCTCGCACTTGTACTGTTTGTTAAAAGTTCGGCAACCTTTTGCACTACTCTACTACAGTTACACTTTGATTCTTTCATTTAGACATTGAGAAACAAACGTGGCCTGTACGTCGACTACTCTTCCGACGACTGCTTTAAACTGTACAGTGACGAAACATTCTCCTTAGAGCtcgaatttcattattatttcctTTGCTGTTCGACAATTCGATAATTGCCATCGATTTGAAAGGATAATGGTGTGCCAAATTTTAGTTCTCTCTCAATGAAACGAAGAGTATCGACTTGACACGAACGATCCGTTTCTCTCTTATTCGTGCACACAACTGTTTGAAATGATTCTTCTTAACAGCAGAGTATGATCGGCAATGCTGAACAGCAATTCGCATCTTGCGAGCTCTATAGATTGAATTTATCTAAAAACACAGCAGAAATGCTGTTGAGACGAAGGAAGGTCCAGGAGGAATTACGAATCTGGACGTTGGTCTGACTTCTCCTTTTCTCAGAAGTTCGCTTCCAGAGAATTTTCCAGCTCGTTCAAAGGTGGCACCAAGGTTTGAAGCGAGAAATATCGCGATCGGTCAGCAGCATCGACGCTGGTTACGTGTTGAAATTGACACGGTTGGCTGATGTTGCTCTTCGCTGGTAAAACCACCTTCTTCGGTActggcttcttcttcttctttccggGCACCGAAAGGCTGATGTTCTCCGGGCAGGAGACGAGTCGTTCTATGTGTTGCCAAAGATCGTTCGCTGCTTTAGGATTATCGAAACTGAGGCCAGCCAGGCGCGTGTGATCGGAAGAAAGACACATCGTGTGAAAAGCCGGTCCTGATACCTGAAACACGCTTTACCTTTAAATAACTTTCAAACCaactatttcttcttcatttcttATCGACGATACGAGCTTAGCGATTGCGTATGTACAATCGGTTTACCTTGTACGACGACAAATTATCAATAGTCTCCCTCCATAAGGTGAAACAAGTGCCACGCTCGGCCAGCAGAATTTGAATCCGTCTCTTTGATCTCGATCGTGTTTCTCCGAGATCCAAT
This window encodes:
- the MESR3 gene encoding misexpression suppressor of ras 3, whose amino-acid sequence is MNAPVYASSCPALQSNLSLHSSSYYNEYSGAARRRLSSTGEADTSATSSYEGSDSSENSDESRLEPVSQMEREQLETFFRGLKSQVFVCESLANLYLGNASQTERWELRFTGIPVVVLDLGETRSRSKRRIQILLAERGTCFTLWRETIDNLSSYKVSGPAFHTMCLSSDHTRLAGLSFDNPKAANDLWQHIERLVSCPENISLSVPGKKKKKPVPKKVVLPAKSNISQPCQFQHVTSVDAADRSRYFSLQTLVPPLNELENSLEANF